A section of the Saccopteryx leptura isolate mSacLep1 chromosome 6, mSacLep1_pri_phased_curated, whole genome shotgun sequence genome encodes:
- the NFKBIA gene encoding NF-kappa-B inhibitor alpha — protein MFHPAEQAQDWTMEAPRDALKKERLLDDRHDSGLDSMKDEEYEQMVKELQEIRLQPPEVPRSSEPWKQQLTEDGDSFLHLAIIHEEKALTLEVVRQVKGDLAFLNFQNNLQQTPLHLAVITNQPEIAEALLEAGCDPELRDFRGNTPLHLACEQGCLASVGVLTQSCGTQHLHSILQATNYNGHTCLHLASIHGYLGIVERLVALGADVNAQEPCNGRTALHLAVDLQNPDLVSLLLKCGADVNKVTYQGYSPYQLTWGRPSTRIQQQLGQLTRENLQMLPESEDEESYDTESEFTEDELPYDDCVIGGQRLTL, from the exons ATGTTTCACCCCGCCGAGCAAGCCCAAGACTGGACCATGGAGGCACCCAGGGACGCGCTCAAGAAGGAGCGACTGCTGGACGACCGCCACGACAGCGGCCTGGACTCCATGAAGGATGAGGAGTACGAGCAGATGGTGAAGGAGCTGCAGGAGATCCGCCTCCAGCCTCCGGAGGTGCCGCGCAGCTCTGAGCCTTGGAAGCAGCAGCTCACCGAGGACGGAGACTC gtTCCTGCACTTAGCCATCATCCATGAAGAGAAGGCACTGACTCTGGAAGTGGTCCGCCAAGTGAAGGGAGACCTGGCCTTTCTTAACTTCCAGAACAATCTGCAGCAG ACTCCGCTCCACTTGGCTGTGATCACCAACCAGCCAGAAATTGCTGAGGCACTTCTGGAAGCTGGCTGTGATCCTGAGCTCCGGGACTTTCGAGGAAATACCCCCCTACACCTTGCCTGTGAGCAGGGCTGCCTAGCCAGTGTGGGAGTCCTGACTCAGAGCTGTGGGACCCAGCACCTCCACTCTATCCTGCAGGCCACCAACTACAATG GCCACACGTGTCTGCACTTAGCCTCTATCCATGGCTACCTGGGCATCGTGGAGCGTTTGGTGGCCTTGGGTGCTGATGTGAATGCTCAG GAGCCCTGTAATGGCAGAACTGCCCTTCATCTTGCGGTGGACCTGCAGAATCCCGACCTGGTGTCTCTCCTGTTGAAGTGTGGGGCTGACGTCAATAAAGTCACCTACCAAGGCTACTCCCCATACCAGCTCACGTGGGGCCGCCCAAGCACCCGGATACAGCAGCAGCTGGGCCAGCTGACCCGAGAAAACCTTCAGATGCTGCCTGAGAGTGAAGATGAGGAGAGCTATGATACAGAGTCAGAGTTCACGGAGGATGAG CTGCCCTATGATGACTGTGTGATTGGAGGCCAGCGCCTGACATTATGA